A region of the Zootoca vivipara chromosome 3, rZooViv1.1, whole genome shotgun sequence genome:
CGCTCCGGAGAGCGGCACATTGTTGCAGCTGGAAGCGCGGAGGCTGCCAAGCTCCCTCAGAGGAGTCGCTTCGGAGGAGAGAAGCAAGAGGCGGGGAAGGAGCGCCGGAGACAAAGGGGAGAAACTCCGAGcctggctttcctcctcctgccatcgtTGTCCCGAGCAGCGTTGCCTTTGCGCACCGCCGCGGAGACCCGTAGGAACGAGCGCGCCGCTGGAGGCTGCGGGGTAGCCCAGGCAGCGGGGTAGCTGCTGCGAGCCACCCCGTGGGGGGACCGGGAGCGGCTCGTGCGCGCTCCGAGAGGCCTGCAGCGTCTGAAGCAGGCAGGCGGGTGGGTGTGTTAGGGAAAAGAGAAGCGAGAGAAAGGGAGCGGCGTCTCTCCTAGACGAAGCCGAGGCGTGGAGGAGAAGCGACCCCGCCTGATCCCTTTCGGCGTGCGCGCCTGTCGTTTTGCTGCGCGGGCTGATTGCGCGGACTCTTTCtcactcctctctttccctctccctatcTCTCGCTCGCTCAGATCCGGCGATTCTTGCTCTCGCCTCGCCCTGTCATTGATGGGAAATCAACTGGATCGCATCACGCACCTGAATTACAGCGAGTTGCCGACCGGGGACCCCTCTGGCATCGAGAAGGACGAGCTGCGCGTCGGGGTGGCTTACTTCTTCTCGGATGAGGAAGAGGACCTGGACGAGCGAGGAGGGCAGCCGGACAAGTACAGCGTGAAAGGCTCCAGCAGCCCGGTCCAAGagacccccacccaccaccaccaccatcaccaccaccaccaccaccctccgcAGCTGGTGCTGAGCGAGACCCAGTTCTCCGCCTTCCGCGGCCAGGAATGCATCTTCTCCAAGGTGAGCGGAGACCCCCAGGCTGGGGATTTGAGCGTCTACCCCGTGGCGGCCCTGCCTGCCTTGTGCAAGCCGGGCGACCTGCTAGAGCTGCTGTACTTGGGGCCGTCCGAccaccctcctcctccgccaCACTGGGCAGTCTATGTGGGCAGCGGGCAAATCATCCACTTGCACCAGGGCCAG
Encoded here:
- the LRATD1 gene encoding protein LRATD1, which produces MGNQLDRITHLNYSELPTGDPSGIEKDELRVGVAYFFSDEEEDLDERGGQPDKYSVKGSSSPVQETPTHHHHHHHHHHHPPQLVLSETQFSAFRGQECIFSKVSGDPQAGDLSVYPVAALPALCKPGDLLELLYLGPSDHPPPPPHWAVYVGSGQIIHLHQGQIRQDSLYEAAAGNVGRVVSSWYRYRPLVAELVVQNACGHLGLKSQEICWTNSESFAAWCRFGKREFKAGGELPPPSGSQPREQQYYLKIHLADNQVHTLRFQSLEDLIREKRRIDASGKLRVIKELAIVDGKE